In Dermacentor variabilis isolate Ectoservices chromosome 11, ASM5094787v1, whole genome shotgun sequence, one genomic interval encodes:
- the LOC142563397 gene encoding uncharacterized protein LOC142563397: MPYSVLHDELLLRSLHWDELEDVHLLPVEPRRDLRNHGLLNLDAMDSTLFYRSFRFEKSDLDDLLTGLLIPEEVESAQRVRVPGREALCMTLRRLACPSLLCDLEVFFSRHSSVISSVVSKVLSHIEYYFGHLLADLTEHRWLNLQNLKLFSQAIHRKGAPLKNCWGFVDGTARRICRPSVGQQDHFSGHKRHHVQKYQAVMCPNGLICQMDGPFHGRRHDAGILKKTALYRNLEKVAQGHEYVIYGDPAYPLRPLLLKPFGGASLQPYEAHFNKRMSTVRQAVEWGFGNVAADFAFVDFHENQRMTQQRVGRMYKVATLLSKCRTYMYGSQVSTYFGIAPPSFRGYLVPSE, translated from the exons ATGCCGTATAGCGTGCTTCACGACGAACTGCTGCTGCGATCTCTGCACTGGGATGAATTAGAAGATGTGCACTTGCTCCCAGTGGAACCACGGCGGGATCTTCGGAATCATGGCCTGCTTAATTTGGATGCCATGGACAGCACGTTGTTCTACCGGTCGTTCAGGTTCGAGAAATCGGATCTGGACGATCTTCTGACCGGCCTCCTGATTCCAGAAGAGGTAGAGAGTGCTCAACGGGTTCGAGTTCCAGGCCGCGAGGCACTGTGCATGACGCTGCGGCGTCTCGCCTGTCCGAGCCTCTTGTGTGATCTTGAGGTGTTCTTCAGCCGCCACAGTTCGGTGATATCGAGTGTGGTGTCTAAAGTTTTATCTCACATTGAATACTACTTTGGACACCTCCTAGCGGACCTCACGGAGCACAGGTGGCTCAACCTACAAAACCTGAAGCTGTTTTCCCAG gcCATTCACAGGAAAGGCGCTCCACTGAAGAACTGCTGGGGTTTCGTTGATGGCACAGCGCGACGAATTTGCAGGCCATCAGTTGGACAGCAGGATCACTTCTCTGGCCACAAACGGCATCACGTGCAAAAATATCAAGCCGTTATGTGCCCCAATGGCTTGATTTGCCAAATGGATGGACCATTTCATGGTCGGCGCCACGATGCTG GAATTTTGAAGAAGACGGCCCTCTACAGGAACCTGGAGAAAGTCGCCCAAGGCCATGAATATGTCATCTATGGCGACCCAGCCTATCCACTCCGGCCCCTGCTCCTTAAGCCTTTTGGAGGTGCATCATTGCAGCCCTACGAGGCTCATTTCAACAAGCGCATGAGCACTGTGCGGCAGGCTGTGGAATGGGGGTTTGGCAACGTGGCAGCGGACTTCGCATTCGTTGATTTCCACGAAAATCAAAGAATGACTCAGCAGAGGGTGGGGCGAATGTATAAAGTTGCAACACTGCTGTCCAAATGCCGTACTTACATGTATGGCAGTCAAGTGTCTACATACTTTGGCATTGCACCACCCTCTTTCAGAGGATATCTGGTACCTTCCGAATAA